Proteins encoded by one window of Chrysiogenes arsenatis DSM 11915:
- a CDS encoding respiratory chain complex I subunit 1 family protein, giving the protein MILARIVLHLTLLLLFAPLLLGIINKTKAFFAGRYGAPFLQPYFDIWKLWHKGMVISRVTTWIFQTGPVLGFFVPLLAVLFLPLGPLDAPFSFQGDVILFLYLFALARFFVATAALDTGSSFEAMGAAREVSYASLVEPTLLFCLMTLILLAGDSSLGAMYNHAVIRAGWEHHTASLGVLSFCLFVVMLVESCRIPFDDPNTHLELTMIHEVMVLDHSGPSFALVLHGAAMKLFVLAALVGNIAFPWRTDQLVFDTLLFLVGMMAIAVLVGAVESTIARLRLIRIPQVLIGIMAISIVACMLLMR; this is encoded by the coding sequence ATGATACTCGCTCGCATCGTCTTACATCTGACCCTTCTGCTGCTGTTTGCACCGCTGCTCTTAGGCATCATCAATAAAACAAAGGCATTTTTTGCGGGACGTTATGGTGCACCATTCCTGCAACCGTATTTCGATATCTGGAAATTGTGGCACAAAGGGATGGTAATCAGTCGCGTGACGACATGGATTTTCCAAACAGGCCCAGTGCTCGGCTTCTTTGTGCCGTTACTGGCGGTGCTATTCTTACCACTAGGGCCGCTTGACGCACCGTTTTCTTTCCAAGGCGATGTGATCCTTTTTCTTTACCTATTCGCTCTGGCACGTTTCTTTGTGGCAACAGCCGCCCTTGATACCGGTTCGAGTTTTGAAGCCATGGGTGCCGCTCGTGAAGTGAGCTACGCATCACTGGTCGAACCAACGCTGCTCTTTTGCCTGATGACGCTGATTCTCCTCGCTGGTGATTCGTCGTTGGGCGCCATGTACAATCACGCGGTAATTCGCGCTGGTTGGGAACACCACACCGCTTCGCTTGGGGTACTCTCTTTTTGCCTGTTTGTTGTGATGCTGGTAGAGAGTTGCCGCATCCCGTTCGACGACCCCAATACCCATTTAGAACTTACCATGATTCACGAAGTTATGGTGCTTGATCATAGTGGCCCCTCCTTTGCGCTGGTATTGCACGGCGCTGCCATGAAGCTCTTTGTACTCGCAGCCTTAGTCGGAAATATTGCCTTTCCATGGCGCACGGATCAGTTGGTTTTCGATACCCTTCTCTTCCTCGTCGGCATGATGGCGATAGCCGTGTTGGTCGGGGCAGTTGAATCAACCATTGCTCGACTGCGTTTGATCAGAATTCCGCAAGTTTTAATTGGCATCATGGCGATCAGCATCGTTGCCTGCATGTTGTTGATGAGGTGA
- a CDS encoding hydrogenase, translating to MTSFAELLLLSVLLINFLLLGSSRLGALIRAVALQGVVLAVLVLVSQGISLHSVSLATIALALKGVIIPWYLSRAMADIKIRREVEPVIGYIPTLLLGAVITALAFLFAQSLPLIDAHATSLLIPTALAVLGTGFLLLITRRKAITQVVGYLVFENGVFLIGLLLVDAIPLAIEAGILLDVLVGVFVMGIVMNHINREFSSINTENLCSLRD from the coding sequence ATGACGTCATTTGCTGAACTGCTGCTGCTGAGTGTCCTGCTGATAAATTTTCTTTTGCTCGGATCTTCGCGTCTTGGCGCACTGATACGTGCGGTTGCGCTACAGGGGGTGGTGCTGGCAGTGCTCGTGTTGGTTAGCCAAGGGATAAGTCTTCACAGCGTCTCGCTCGCCACAATTGCGCTCGCCCTCAAAGGGGTGATTATTCCATGGTATCTTTCCCGCGCGATGGCCGATATTAAAATCCGGCGTGAAGTGGAACCGGTGATTGGTTACATCCCTACGTTGCTGCTGGGAGCAGTTATTACCGCTCTTGCCTTTCTTTTTGCGCAATCGTTGCCACTCATTGATGCCCATGCCACTTCGCTGTTAATACCGACGGCTCTTGCGGTACTTGGAACCGGTTTTTTGTTACTGATTACGCGGCGCAAGGCGATTACGCAAGTTGTGGGGTATCTCGTTTTTGAAAATGGAGTTTTTCTGATTGGTCTCCTACTGGTTGATGCGATTCCGCTGGCAATCGAAGCGGGTATTTTGCTTGACGTTTTAGTGGGTGTATTTGTGATGGGAATTGTGATGAACCATATCAACCGCGAGTTTTCGTCGATCAATACCGAAAACCTCTGTTCGTTGAGGGATTGA
- a CDS encoding proton-conducting transporter membrane subunit: MWIYLLILLPLLFSVLVLTVPSFQFRSWLLLLSGLLFAGIGVPLALGLLPAEVDTLWIGLDPLGQVVLFATSLLFAMCAWYAVEYLAYRQERGNRIFIFCLLIFQSSMMLAIVSRHLGLLWFAVEATTIASAPLIYYNRNSRSIEATWKYMLICSVGIALAMLGILFIGYSALHAQLPTVLILDELLHHAAALSPPWLLAGYVFMLVGFGTKMGLAPLHSWKPDAYGEASGLVGALLAGGLTSVAFLAILRGVQLMNAAGQMATAQQTLLALGLLSLVVAAIFVMRQPDFKRMLAYSSVEHVGILAISVAIGGAALFGGMIHLIGNALVKGTLFLAAGNIHRRFGSKHLSQVRGALAVLPMSGAIFIAGFFAVTGTPPAALFFSEFTIVRAIFSADKPLIALVFLATLAIVFIGMAQTVFRMSFGNADASVAENPYRDSWRTTLPPLLLLLATITLGIYQPEPLVALLYQAAALLGGSA, translated from the coding sequence ATGTGGATATACCTCCTTATCCTGCTGCCATTACTCTTTTCAGTGCTCGTACTGACCGTCCCTTCCTTTCAGTTTCGCTCGTGGCTGCTCCTGCTCAGCGGGCTCCTTTTTGCCGGGATTGGTGTGCCGCTGGCGCTTGGTCTACTCCCTGCCGAAGTGGATACCCTGTGGATTGGCCTTGATCCGCTCGGGCAGGTTGTCTTATTCGCCACGTCACTATTGTTTGCCATGTGCGCGTGGTACGCGGTGGAGTATCTGGCCTATCGTCAGGAACGGGGCAATCGGATCTTTATTTTTTGTCTGCTAATTTTTCAAAGTTCCATGATGCTGGCAATTGTGTCGCGTCATTTGGGATTACTGTGGTTTGCCGTTGAAGCTACGACCATCGCCAGTGCGCCACTGATTTACTACAACCGCAATAGCCGCTCTATTGAAGCGACATGGAAATATATGCTGATTTGTTCGGTAGGAATTGCACTCGCCATGCTTGGCATCCTCTTTATCGGCTATAGCGCTTTGCACGCGCAATTACCAACGGTGCTTATTCTCGACGAACTGCTGCATCATGCGGCAGCGCTCTCGCCGCCATGGCTCTTGGCGGGATATGTATTTATGCTTGTCGGATTCGGCACGAAAATGGGACTTGCGCCACTCCACAGTTGGAAGCCCGATGCCTATGGCGAAGCTTCTGGGCTCGTTGGCGCGCTGCTAGCGGGCGGCCTGACAAGCGTCGCGTTTCTGGCAATTTTACGCGGAGTACAGCTAATGAATGCCGCAGGACAAATGGCAACGGCACAGCAAACACTACTCGCCTTGGGACTTCTTTCGTTAGTGGTGGCAGCCATTTTTGTGATGCGCCAGCCTGACTTCAAACGGATGCTCGCCTATTCAAGCGTCGAACACGTCGGAATTTTGGCCATTTCGGTTGCCATTGGTGGCGCGGCACTTTTTGGCGGGATGATTCATCTGATCGGCAACGCGCTTGTCAAAGGGACGCTTTTTCTGGCAGCAGGGAATATTCATCGCCGTTTTGGCAGCAAACACCTTTCGCAAGTACGTGGCGCATTGGCCGTCCTGCCTATGTCAGGTGCGATTTTCATTGCCGGCTTCTTCGCCGTCACCGGAACACCCCCAGCAGCACTTTTCTTCAGCGAATTCACCATTGTCCGCGCCATATTCAGCGCTGATAAACCTCTGATCGCACTGGTTTTTCTGGCCACGCTAGCGATAGTCTTCATCGGGATGGCGCAAACGGTTTTCCGGATGTCGTTTGGCAATGCCGATGCCAGTGTAGCCGAAAATCCCTATCGTGATTCGTGGCGCACAACACTGCCACCATTGCTGCTGCTTCTCGCAACCATCACACTCGGTATCTATCAGCCCGAACCGCTGGTGGCATTGCTGTATCAAGCCGCTGCCTTGCTAGGAGGTAGCGCATGA
- a CDS encoding hydrogenase has product MSSFIPYWNGVAIPRQSVPVTAYATFSEVMRIMISEGARVLAYFVAPRSKSDEFQLFALLHTGETTLEIGSTIIGQCFDSLAADIPQLQLFEREIAEQYGLEPLGHPWLKPVRFHASWRTGADVWHRPAGHPSVGEMAYYHVTGHDIHEVAVGPVHAGVIEPGHFRFQCYGEEVLHLEISLGYQHRDAERLIERNGVSTLSLWQAQTLAGDTTIGHGTAWCALVEALSHAEISPRAATIRAIALEFERLANHVGDIGALAGDVGFLPVASFNGRLRGDYLNLTAALCGNRFGRGLLRPGGVQHDISDGLAGTILATLSTVGRDTHGSLDLFFETPSVLGRLERVGVVSEHAARELGLVGMAARASGIRGDARSDFPLYESMRLQAGEAATASGGDVFARASIRQQEITTSLKRIEGALQKLPGGALCVADAPLILQPEQIACTLVEGWRGVVVHVGLTDEHGKWARYKVVDPSFHNWSGLAMALRNEEISDFPLCNKSFNLSYCGHDL; this is encoded by the coding sequence ATGAGTAGCTTTATCCCGTACTGGAACGGTGTGGCCATCCCACGCCAGTCGGTTCCCGTTACGGCTTACGCCACATTTAGCGAAGTGATGCGAATCATGATCAGCGAAGGGGCGCGCGTGTTAGCCTATTTTGTCGCACCACGCTCAAAGAGCGACGAGTTTCAACTCTTTGCCCTGCTCCACACCGGCGAAACAACGCTAGAAATTGGCTCGACCATCATCGGGCAATGTTTTGATTCACTGGCCGCCGATATACCACAACTGCAATTGTTTGAAAGGGAAATCGCCGAACAATACGGACTAGAACCACTCGGCCACCCGTGGTTAAAACCAGTGCGCTTTCATGCGTCCTGGCGTACAGGAGCCGATGTGTGGCATCGTCCGGCTGGTCATCCCAGTGTTGGCGAAATGGCGTATTATCACGTGACGGGGCACGATATTCACGAAGTTGCTGTTGGTCCCGTACACGCAGGGGTCATTGAACCGGGGCATTTCCGCTTCCAGTGTTATGGGGAGGAAGTACTGCACCTTGAAATTTCACTTGGCTACCAACACCGCGATGCCGAACGATTGATTGAAAGGAACGGGGTATCAACCCTGAGTTTGTGGCAAGCGCAAACGCTGGCAGGAGATACCACCATTGGCCACGGTACCGCATGGTGCGCGCTGGTAGAGGCGTTAAGTCATGCTGAAATTTCGCCGCGTGCCGCAACGATCCGTGCTATCGCGCTTGAATTCGAACGGCTTGCCAACCATGTTGGCGATATCGGCGCGTTGGCAGGCGACGTGGGATTCCTCCCAGTGGCATCATTCAATGGACGTCTGCGTGGCGATTACCTGAACCTCACAGCGGCACTCTGCGGGAACCGCTTTGGTCGCGGACTATTGCGGCCTGGTGGGGTACAGCACGACATTTCTGACGGGTTGGCAGGAACGATATTGGCAACACTATCGACTGTCGGGCGCGACACACACGGGTCGCTCGACCTCTTTTTTGAAACACCATCGGTATTGGGACGATTAGAGCGGGTTGGCGTTGTCAGCGAGCACGCAGCTCGCGAACTCGGGTTAGTGGGAATGGCGGCGCGGGCAAGTGGCATTCGTGGCGATGCACGCAGTGACTTTCCTCTCTATGAGTCAATGCGACTACAAGCAGGTGAAGCGGCTACAGCGAGCGGTGGCGACGTGTTTGCGCGCGCTAGCATTCGGCAGCAAGAAATCACCACCAGCCTGAAACGCATCGAGGGTGCCTTACAGAAACTCCCCGGTGGCGCGCTTTGCGTGGCAGATGCGCCGCTCATATTGCAACCCGAACAGATTGCCTGCACCTTGGTTGAAGGGTGGCGCGGAGTCGTCGTGCATGTCGGACTGACGGATGAACATGGCAAGTGGGCTCGGTATAAAGTGGTCGATCCGTCATTTCACAATTGGAGCGGACTGGCAATGGCACTACGCAACGAAGAAATTTCTGATTTTCCACTGTGCAATAAGAGTTTTAACTTGTCGTACTGTGGGCACGATTTATAG
- a CDS encoding 4Fe-4S dicluster domain-containing protein produces MLHTLHERWRQGYRTAPWPQQQPTLPERYSGAPLFDQTRCTVGCVVCRNACPTAAITTTPHWQLDMGRCVFCNECAQACPSGALQMSREHRLAARQREGLIVTATNHFRPLLPEAALPGAIRRILGRSLKLRQVSAGGCNACEADVNVLGTLVFDMGRFGVQFVASPRHADGLLITGPVSENMRHALLETYVATPDPKIVIAVGACAISGCPYHDSPETHNGVGDLVPVDLYIPGCPPHPYTTLDGILRLLGRLTEPAEILGERRQTRTHSPAQ; encoded by the coding sequence ATGCTTCACACGCTCCACGAACGCTGGCGTCAGGGCTATCGCACTGCCCCGTGGCCGCAACAACAACCAACATTGCCCGAACGGTATAGCGGCGCGCCGTTGTTCGATCAAACACGTTGCACTGTCGGGTGCGTTGTCTGCCGTAACGCCTGCCCGACGGCAGCGATTACGACAACACCACACTGGCAACTCGATATGGGGCGGTGCGTTTTCTGCAACGAATGCGCGCAGGCGTGCCCATCTGGAGCGCTACAAATGAGCCGCGAACATCGTCTCGCAGCACGACAGCGCGAGGGGCTTATCGTCACTGCGACGAACCATTTCCGTCCGTTGCTGCCGGAAGCGGCCTTGCCAGGGGCGATTCGCCGTATCCTTGGTCGCTCCTTAAAGCTGCGGCAAGTGTCCGCTGGTGGGTGCAATGCCTGCGAAGCAGATGTCAACGTACTGGGAACACTTGTTTTTGATATGGGACGGTTTGGGGTGCAGTTTGTCGCCTCGCCACGCCATGCCGACGGGCTACTGATAACCGGTCCGGTAAGTGAAAACATGCGTCACGCGTTGCTAGAAACCTACGTCGCCACACCAGACCCGAAAATCGTGATAGCCGTTGGCGCCTGCGCCATTTCCGGCTGCCCGTATCACGATTCACCAGAAACACACAACGGTGTTGGCGATCTCGTACCAGTCGACCTCTATATTCCCGGTTGCCCACCACATCCATACACAACTTTAGATGGGATTCTGCGTTTGCTGGGAAGGCTCACAGAGCCTGCCGAAATACTCGGCGAAAGGCGACAAACGCGCACCCACTCACCAGCGCAATGA
- a CDS encoding MFS transporter, producing MSPTNTPQPLDAKLLQTRIMPILAFAILFSVLNGVMFNVAIPDIAATFSLSPSTVSWVVSAYVVMFALGSVLYAKLAERFAIRDLISVGLGLFSLGSVVGYVGDSFAWLMIGRLIQASGASGIPALGMMLATLYAPAHLKGTVLGMFASTVAFAAGIAPLVGGFLAGNFGWKALFFLPLATLIVIPAFRRFLPDEIKHPRPFDFFGATAFAVAITALLFAVTKGRWDLLLGAVIAAALFAWHIRRVSAPFLPPALFGLRRYRSGLIIVILAIAPAFAMMFAVPIMLRDVHALDTMAIGLVTFPGAMSGALAGYFAGKFSARLTPYRIVLGGIVILGSGLIALMVLHRFDPWVTALCLVCGNGGFSIIHSSLANTISETLERVNTGVGMGLFNLTFFLSGALGTAAAGRVLSIPLPSIPVDAYTVLFGVIALVSGCAFVAFRRVFRQAL from the coding sequence ATGTCACCGACCAACACTCCCCAACCACTAGATGCCAAACTCTTACAAACTCGCATTATGCCTATTCTCGCCTTTGCTATCCTTTTTTCTGTACTCAACGGCGTCATGTTCAATGTCGCTATACCCGATATTGCTGCTACGTTTTCCCTCTCCCCTTCAACCGTGAGTTGGGTTGTCAGCGCCTACGTGGTCATGTTCGCTCTTGGCTCGGTGCTGTACGCCAAGCTGGCAGAGCGTTTTGCCATCCGCGATCTGATCAGTGTTGGCCTTGGTCTTTTTAGCCTCGGTTCAGTGGTTGGATATGTGGGCGATTCGTTTGCTTGGTTGATGATCGGGCGCTTAATTCAGGCAAGTGGCGCTTCTGGCATCCCCGCGCTGGGGATGATGCTAGCCACGCTCTATGCCCCAGCCCACTTAAAAGGGACGGTATTGGGAATGTTTGCGTCAACCGTTGCCTTTGCGGCAGGCATCGCGCCATTGGTTGGAGGTTTTCTGGCGGGTAACTTCGGCTGGAAAGCGCTCTTTTTTCTGCCACTGGCAACACTCATTGTCATCCCAGCATTTCGCCGCTTTCTCCCGGACGAAATAAAACACCCCCGCCCGTTTGATTTCTTTGGCGCGACCGCTTTTGCGGTCGCTATTACGGCACTGTTATTTGCCGTCACCAAGGGGCGTTGGGATTTATTGCTGGGCGCTGTTATCGCCGCAGCACTATTTGCCTGGCATATCCGCCGTGTCAGCGCCCCGTTCTTGCCACCAGCGCTGTTTGGTCTGCGTCGCTATCGCAGTGGACTCATCATTGTGATTCTCGCTATCGCCCCCGCGTTTGCCATGATGTTTGCCGTGCCCATCATGCTGCGTGATGTCCATGCGCTGGATACAATGGCGATCGGCCTTGTCACGTTTCCTGGAGCGATGAGTGGCGCGCTCGCCGGATATTTTGCCGGAAAATTTTCCGCCAGACTGACACCGTATCGCATTGTACTGGGCGGAATTGTCATTTTGGGAAGTGGACTCATCGCGCTGATGGTATTGCACCGTTTTGATCCATGGGTGACGGCACTTTGTTTAGTATGCGGCAATGGTGGCTTCTCCATTATCCATTCATCACTTGCCAATACCATTTCTGAGACATTGGAACGGGTAAATACGGGTGTTGGGATGGGACTGTTTAACCTGACTTTTTTCCTTTCAGGTGCACTGGGAACGGCTGCGGCGGGGCGGGTACTTTCGATACCACTTCCGAGCATTCCGGTTGATGCCTACACTGTCCTTTTCGGCGTCATTGCGCTGGTGAGTGGGTGCGCGTTTGTCGCCTTTCGCCGAGTATTTCGGCAGGCTCTGTGA
- a CDS encoding flagellin — protein sequence MITSKHISGAFERNYQQSYQNVVDSAKRISSGKALTTDSPVNVVIGERFAAKVTENFNLLRNAQDAISMNQTKDGGLSSVGDSLQRMRELAVQYKNGTLTDDDRQIIAYEAQQMAEGINDIAKMVEFNGHKILGGFDSASLGVNGLNLGAENSLAVIDQALSTVNSSRATIGAQVNREEANINNLAQSAIAQSAAEQSLRGVDLAREITKLTTSQMLMEAGMYAQKAHQEITMNRLSGLLGLSS from the coding sequence ATGATCACCAGCAAACATATATCAGGAGCTTTTGAGCGCAATTACCAGCAGTCGTATCAAAACGTTGTTGATTCGGCCAAGCGCATTTCGTCAGGCAAAGCCCTTACCACCGACAGCCCGGTGAACGTGGTTATTGGGGAGAGATTTGCGGCCAAAGTAACCGAAAATTTTAATCTTCTGCGCAATGCGCAAGATGCCATTAGTATGAATCAAACCAAAGATGGCGGGCTGAGCAGTGTTGGAGATTCCTTGCAACGGATGCGTGAATTGGCGGTGCAGTATAAGAACGGGACATTGACCGATGATGATCGGCAAATCATCGCCTATGAAGCACAACAAATGGCAGAAGGCATTAACGATATTGCCAAGATGGTCGAATTTAACGGCCATAAAATACTTGGTGGTTTTGACAGTGCTTCTCTGGGTGTTAACGGTTTAAACCTTGGAGCAGAAAACTCTCTTGCCGTTATCGACCAAGCGCTTTCAACCGTGAATTCATCCCGCGCGACTATTGGTGCTCAAGTCAATCGCGAAGAGGCGAACATCAATAACCTTGCGCAAAGCGCTATTGCTCAATCGGCCGCAGAACAAAGCCTGCGCGGTGTAGATTTGGCACGTGAGATTACCAAATTAACGACTTCGCAGATGCTCATGGAAGCCGGAATGTATGCCCAAAAAGCGCACCAAGAAATCACTATGAACCGCTTGAGCGGCCTCCTTGGACTTTCCTCATAA
- a CDS encoding NAD-dependent epimerase, whose product MLILVTGCAGFIGFHTAKTLLERGDSVVGFDSVNDYYDTALKETRLKILAETATRTGNTFLFIRDNLANLKAVEQCFADHRFDRVIHLAAQAGVRYSLVNPHAYVESNIVATTNILEACRHAETPHLTYASTSSVYGANTRMPFSEHNGVDHPLQFYAATKRANELMAHSYSHLYKLPTTGLRFFTVYGPWGRPDMALFLFTKNILAGEPIQVFNHGNHTRDFTYVSDIVEGVIRASDQIAAPNLAWNSDTPDPATSNAPYRIFNIGNNNPVKLSEYIDAIEKALNKKAIKELLPLQAGDVPDTFADVSELEKQIAYKPSTPVQEGVARFVRWYREYYQV is encoded by the coding sequence ATGCTCATTCTTGTAACCGGCTGCGCCGGATTCATCGGCTTTCATACCGCGAAAACACTCCTTGAACGGGGCGACAGCGTTGTCGGCTTTGATAGCGTTAACGATTACTACGACACTGCTCTCAAAGAAACACGTCTTAAAATTCTTGCCGAAACTGCCACCCGCACTGGCAATACCTTTCTTTTTATACGTGACAACCTTGCCAACCTGAAAGCTGTGGAACAGTGTTTCGCTGACCACCGTTTCGACCGCGTCATCCATCTGGCCGCGCAAGCCGGAGTTCGCTACTCGCTGGTCAATCCCCACGCCTACGTCGAAAGCAATATCGTCGCGACCACGAATATCCTGGAAGCCTGCCGTCATGCCGAAACACCACACCTCACCTACGCCAGCACCAGCAGCGTGTATGGCGCGAATACCCGAATGCCCTTCAGTGAACACAATGGAGTCGACCACCCGCTCCAATTTTATGCCGCTACCAAACGTGCCAACGAACTGATGGCACACAGCTACAGCCACCTCTATAAACTTCCCACCACCGGACTCCGCTTTTTTACTGTTTACGGCCCTTGGGGACGACCCGATATGGCGCTCTTTCTTTTTACTAAAAACATACTTGCAGGTGAACCGATCCAAGTCTTCAATCATGGTAACCATACCCGTGACTTCACCTACGTCAGCGATATTGTCGAAGGGGTTATCCGCGCCAGCGACCAAATCGCTGCACCGAATCTTGCATGGAACAGCGACACCCCAGACCCTGCGACCAGCAACGCGCCCTATCGCATCTTTAACATCGGCAATAACAACCCAGTAAAACTTAGTGAATATATTGACGCAATCGAAAAAGCGCTCAATAAAAAAGCGATCAAAGAACTCCTGCCACTGCAGGCTGGCGATGTACCTGACACCTTTGCCGACGTGAGTGAGCTGGAAAAACAAATCGCCTATAAGCCAAGCACCCCAGTGCAAGAAGGGGTTGCTCGCTTTGTGCGCTGGTATCGGGAGTATTATCAGGTGTAA
- a CDS encoding response regulator — protein MNANFTVRVLLVEDEPGDAGLIRQALKNSPVGHFDIEWVTSLAEAEAVLAHHRPDVILLDLSLPDSFGLPTVQHLRALSLATMIPIIVLTGNDNESFALEALEVGAQDYLVKGTFSNDSLIRAIYYAKTRAQLEKKLVDFNATLAKQVEQEIRERNLASATYKNLFDAVPDAIIIHRFDAQGNSTFITEMNQSACQMFGYTPEEMMQLTPADLGLCSQSTGNNRASCTARAVPRDAEMELTRADGSKFLAEYTCYCQPRLPGAPAFAVVRDVTEKKRMEHERKLSQQMLIQQSKMAELGTMIGAIAHQWRQPLNIINLLVADLPEMYAYGEIEPEELTGISETVAEQVRFMSQTIEDFRNFYKPSLEPQNFDMEMAVREVLSMLSKQFVLDNIQVDIEVTLTPPLPAIGYRNEFKQVVLNLLNNARDAFIERKIAYRRIVITFNQHSEKVAQVCFQDTAGGIAEELLPDKLFEPFTSTKGEGGTGIGLSLARMIMGKMHGNIEGANSGRGAKFCLSLPARNA, from the coding sequence ATGAATGCTAACTTTACGGTTCGCGTACTGCTCGTTGAAGATGAACCTGGCGACGCGGGACTGATTCGGCAAGCTCTCAAGAACTCCCCCGTAGGGCATTTTGACATTGAGTGGGTCACCTCACTCGCGGAAGCCGAAGCCGTGCTGGCGCATCATCGTCCCGACGTAATATTGCTCGACCTATCGTTACCTGACTCGTTCGGGTTACCCACCGTGCAACATCTCAGAGCCCTGTCGCTTGCGACGATGATTCCTATCATCGTCCTCACTGGAAACGACAACGAATCCTTTGCGCTTGAAGCACTCGAAGTTGGCGCGCAAGACTATCTTGTCAAGGGGACTTTTTCAAACGACTCGCTTATCCGGGCTATTTACTACGCCAAAACGCGGGCGCAACTCGAAAAAAAACTTGTCGACTTCAACGCAACGCTCGCCAAACAAGTAGAACAAGAAATACGTGAACGCAACCTTGCCAGCGCAACCTATAAAAACCTGTTCGATGCCGTTCCCGATGCAATCATTATCCACCGCTTTGACGCCCAAGGTAACTCGACCTTTATCACCGAAATGAATCAAAGTGCCTGCCAGATGTTTGGTTACACACCAGAAGAAATGATGCAGCTTACCCCAGCCGACCTCGGCCTGTGTTCACAAAGTACTGGCAATAATCGAGCCTCCTGCACCGCACGCGCGGTGCCGCGCGATGCCGAAATGGAACTCACCCGCGCTGATGGCTCCAAGTTTCTAGCGGAATACACCTGTTATTGCCAGCCGCGCCTTCCGGGCGCTCCTGCATTTGCTGTCGTGCGCGATGTAACCGAAAAAAAACGTATGGAGCACGAACGAAAACTCAGCCAGCAAATGTTGATACAGCAATCGAAAATGGCAGAATTAGGCACTATGATTGGTGCTATCGCCCATCAATGGCGCCAGCCACTCAATATCATTAACCTCCTCGTTGCTGACTTGCCTGAAATGTACGCCTATGGCGAAATCGAGCCGGAAGAACTCACTGGCATATCAGAAACTGTCGCCGAACAAGTCCGTTTTATGTCGCAAACCATCGAAGACTTCCGGAATTTCTACAAGCCATCGTTAGAACCACAGAATTTTGATATGGAAATGGCAGTTCGCGAAGTGTTGAGCATGCTTTCGAAACAATTCGTTCTTGATAATATTCAAGTCGATATCGAAGTGACCCTCACGCCGCCCTTGCCCGCCATTGGCTATCGCAATGAATTCAAACAAGTCGTTCTGAATCTTCTTAATAATGCCCGTGATGCTTTTATTGAACGAAAAATAGCCTATCGCCGCATCGTTATCACGTTTAATCAACATTCCGAAAAAGTCGCGCAAGTCTGTTTTCAAGACACCGCCGGCGGCATAGCCGAAGAACTCCTGCCCGATAAACTCTTTGAGCCTTTCACCTCTACGAAAGGCGAAGGCGGCACTGGGATAGGACTCTCGCTTGCTCGCATGATTATGGGAAAAATGCACGGCAACATCGAAGGGGCGAACAGCGGACGTGGAGCAAAATTCTGCCTCTCGCTACCCGCTCGTAACGCATAA
- a CDS encoding response regulator, with amino-acid sequence MNHAQVKPFVILLVEDEPADAHLVKMALQENRVLTEVHHVSDGVEALEFLRRQGETFSRVPRPDLILLDLNMPRMDGRELLAALKKDEDFCGIPVVMLTTSDVERDVIASYKLGAAGYITKPVDFEQFAIAIRQLEGYWFTLVKLPENNT; translated from the coding sequence ATGAATCATGCTCAAGTAAAACCGTTTGTAATTCTGCTCGTTGAAGACGAACCCGCCGATGCTCACCTCGTAAAAATGGCATTACAGGAGAACCGGGTTTTAACTGAAGTTCACCATGTATCGGATGGTGTGGAAGCACTTGAATTTTTGCGCCGACAAGGGGAAACGTTTTCTCGTGTGCCACGCCCCGACTTAATCCTCCTTGACCTGAATATGCCACGCATGGATGGGCGCGAACTTTTAGCCGCTCTTAAAAAAGACGAAGATTTTTGCGGCATTCCTGTCGTCATGCTTACCACGTCCGACGTCGAACGCGATGTTATTGCATCCTATAAACTCGGCGCAGCGGGATACATTACAAAACCCGTTGACTTTGAACAATTTGCCATCGCCATTCGGCAACTCGAAGGGTATTGGTTTACCTTAGTAAAACTCCCAGAGAACAACACATGA